CCTTTGCTTTAATAGGATTGCAATGTAACAGCCTAAACTCCCCAGACATGGGCAACTCTTTCCCATGAATGGCGGTGACAGGGTGTCTCTGAGATGTATTTTCACTCCTTTTTTTGGAAAGTTTGGAAAGATGGAGAGGATGGATTAATCTGGCTTCCCCAGATTAAAAGAATGAGGTGAAATGTATCCCAAAAGCCTTCCATCTTTTCTGTAGCAGGAGAAGCAGATATTTATAGATATATAGAGTTTGCAGAGTAGGACACATTCCCAGACCGACATCTTTTGTTGGTCCTGAAACAACATTACTGAAACAAACAtagccctaaccctaaacctatccaAACACTTACCATTAACTACCACTAAAATCACAGGGAAATTATTGGTGTGAATATATGATGTTGTTCAAACTCCTACTTTCAGCCCTAAGCCAAATCCTAAACCATACCCTTAAATCTGATTTAGTTTATGGGAATATTGCTacaggaccaacaaggatgttgatccaggaacatgtcctaTGAGTTTCATAGAGTTCATTCTCGACAGTCACACCTGACCAGATCCAGCAGTGCATCTGCAGATGTGATGACCTGTCCACCCCCTAGCCTATGGCTCTCCATGTCTGTTCCACAGCCAGGCTTGATGATCAGAACAAGTATAATGCCGACCACTACAGCGATGAATGTGGTCCAAAGGTAATAGGTGACAGTCAGTACCCCCATCCTGCAGCAGGCCTTTGACTCCATAGATGATAGTCCAGACATCAAACTACAGGTAGACAGTAAGAGCTGATATGAGGAAATTTCTTCAGAGTATTTatttagagggggaaaaaagcTTTTTATATGATATtgaatttataaaatatgcagaGTGAGTAAAAGTGTCACCTGGAGGTGATTAGAGGGAGAATCAGCATTTTAAGTATTCGCATGAGCAACTCTCCAGGGAAGGAAAAATAGATTTTTGCCTGGttagaaaaacaaaaatctttattttagaGGTTTCAAATACTTGATTAAAACTGCTTTATCAGTTTATAGATTAAAAGGAATGAAGGTTAAGGATGTAACAGGTTGAAGAGGTACAATATTTTACGCTCACTGCCAGAGGTGTTATATTGTCATTTCTTTTTGATAAAATATGTCTACCTGTGTTATTGTAACTACAATATGTACAGTTAATGattaatttttcatattaaatgGCTCTCTGGAATGCTTGATTCTAATTGGTTAAATGAgttgtcaaatgtttttgtataatAAACCTAAACCATATTTGACTGTTGTCCCAGTTCACTGATTTGAACTGGGACAACACTCACAGCCCCTCTGTGCTAATCCCCCTTCATGTTTCTCCTGACTGTTGACATTAACAGGCTCATGCGTCATGCTCGGTGTGACTGTCTCTCACACGACAACCTCCATTTGTCTCGGCACTTGGCAGACTGTTCTCTGTCTGGGATTAAGTTAATTGAGCATAGAATGGCCTTAAGTACTTCCTAACATTCACCCCCACATGCCTTCACCCAAAACAACAAAGATCAACAATACTGTTATCATTTCATGTTTGAAGTTATGTCATATATAGTGAAGAATGACAAACAAAACTGATACATTAAAATCTGATTAAGTGAATGCTTGCTGGTCTAAAATCACTATAATAGACCTTACTATAGTTTTTAAAGATCTAAAAGATTGAGTAGGATATAGAAACTAAATATCCCCTTGTTAAAGACACATGTAGACTGTTAGAGCAAACCCTTCCACTAAAAATTCCCACTATGAAATTGGTTTGAAGCATGATAACAGTTAAAGGCTGGAGAGGTAAGCTGCAACAAATGTGTCTGTGAGAACATGCAATGCTTATTAAACTTATTTCAAGTATTCCCCTAACTACATCATTATAAATTTGCTCCATTCAAATCTGAGTGAAATACCTGTGTGGAGAGGGCCAGACTCCTCAGCATGAAGCCCAGGATGCATCCTGTGATCACAGCCAGCACTGAGAGTGTCAGCAGCCCGTTTCGTCTGATGTACTCCTTCACATACTCCCTGACATTGACTGAGAAGGTGCTTTTCATGCAGTCCTTCATTCTCTCCAGCGGGGTTTTAGCAGGTCCAGCTGGAGAGAAGCTGGCAGGCTCAGGGGGCGCCTCCTCGGCATCTGTGGGTATCAGTAGCTCCTCCATGGCAAGACGTTGTGAGTAACGCAGGGAGCCAAAGTGGTGGTAACCTTTTCTAACGAGGGATTAAGCCATCATGCATCCATCAAGCAACTCAAGACCATGGAGGAATTAGGAGGCTAAGAGGATTACGACACAGTAATAAAATCTAACACTTCTCTGTTGACAGTGACCCGGTGCCATACTGTTGGATTTCTGGCACGAAGTGAACTGATGTCAAATAACCCCAGTTTCTGCGTATTTACTATCGTTGGCAGAGGCTCAAATGGAAGGGACAGACATTGTGTTGTATATGAACCTAATCCATAGTGAGGAAAGGTATATGACCTGTGTGTCTCTAAAGCCGCAGGGAAAGTCAGCACGTGCCTCAACATGATCTCGTTACGACTGGTGCCCATAATGCTCAAATCTCAGTTAAATAAATTTGCTTCAGTCACTGAAATTCAACATGAAGTTAAACTTTGCTCTTGATATAGCTCCTGTCCTGTCATGGTTTAAAGAGAtttcaacactgtaaaaaaaaattccgtAACATTTATGGTAAATTACCGGCAGCTGTGATTGCcagagatttacagtgaaaaatacggtaaccacgtttcaggctttacgagatgtaattttgatgcctgtatattttacggtgcattaccgtttatattattaaatgataaacttgatatattaaccttctgaaactgtaaaaatctgcttttcactttataatgtattgttaatcaccgtagaaattacagaagggcacatgatggcatgaagttcatcaatagtggccatTCTAAGAGCaataaccaataaacatgtagagacagtgcacagtgtcactcacacaagcactatacaccatcagggtaacacatgtgaaattaaaataatgcaataaacaaactaaactacatcaaatataacacagaacaccctaaagtacataactgatattaaaaataagaaacataactattcccataaaatataatgaaatgtaaatgggacatgcagggaattctgtgaatgcccgattattgttttttttttaccatactaACTATAaattaccgtaaaaagtacatgtacaatcttattaaacatatacatttttactgttaattatatgggaaaatcatactttttacagcTAAACAATTTAACTACCCAGTAACcaatttactgtagcatttttacagtcttttactgttaaaattacggaTATTTTGTACAGTGCACAGTATCTCCAGCGTGACTAACATTTGCCATGATCACCTTTGTGATGTTAAAAAAGTTCTGTAAAATGTATGGAAAAGTATGGGCAGCTGTGGCTGCCAGAAGTTCACCATAAAAAATaccatgtttcaggcattacTGGATGACCTATTTTACAGTGCACAGTGTTACCCACACTAGCAGGGTAACACATGTAACACCAAAATAACACCAAAATAATGCAATAGACATttactaaactacataaaatattacatagaACACCCTAATGGATAttgctgatataaaaaaataagaaatatttatatttataagaaATAACTATTTTCATCAATTATAATGAAATATGTTTGGTCACACAGAGACTTCTGGGAATGGCAGATTAATTGTTTTCACCTtaaatttaacaataatttaccatataAATTACCAATAAAGTACATAATTCCTCTTGTTAAACAatctacatttttactgttaattatatggtaaaatcatactttttacatcgaaattgtttttttttttcataatacaaaAAAGTATGGTCTTGTTCAATATATTGTCacgtttactgtatatattatgttAAGAGATATCACGTTacttgtaaattattattttttttactgaaacattttcacattctttttccattaaaaatacgtacatttttttacagtgaccccaaaagaTATTTGGAGTATAAGCCTCACTTCAACATGTGTAAATGTCATAGCCCCcaaatagcatttattttaaagatagcatAAGCACACTTTTAAGTTTTAAAAGATAGAACAGTAGACATAGGCGTACTGttcaaattaagacaaaaagtttTGGCACACTTTCTGATTGTCAAATGTGAGCGGACCATGTCTAAAGTTAAGAGAAATGTGAAgtcagttctgagaaaaggtaaagcatcaatattattttttttaaagccactttATTTTAGTCACATATTTTGCTATCCAATGCAATGACATAGcctacattttaagtgtggcttaattgTGCAAATATTTTTATGGGGCCACTGTACATCAACAAGGAGGGCAGCTGTCCCTACCATGAGCaatctcattatttttattttgagtatcttgtaatgtttttttgcatgtgttttttttatgttgtgagCTAGTTAAAGAAACCATGGATATCACTGTAATCCAGTCAAACCTTAATCTTATCATGACTAATGGCAGTTTGATTTGAGAATCGTGTGTAATCGGTCTGTGTTGAGTCTGATTGGTCAGGAACTCGGTGCGTCAGATTTGGGCTTTGTGGCACAATGTGGGGTAAAGTTTACAACTGGTGACATCTGGTCCAGGTGATAATCTAGATCAACGCTTATAAAATAGTTttacttcaggacccagatttttacAATGGACAGCAAGTGGCGACTCAACACAGTAACAAAACTGtttaacaaaaatgtccttaaaataagaaattgaaatgtattaatattaccatgaaagCCCACCAATagaccttttcacagactgttatGAAGCGTTTCCGCCTTATATATCAGCGTaaatcttgtaaaaaaaaattttatattatacatttttaaaatattgagtgtaagtttataacattatgctttgtgttattttACCTTggtattagttttaaaaaacaaattatcacagctgtgagggggtttctattacagttGCTGAGAgggtgacagtaaatttggcatcttaccccattttactgtcttaatccactgctctctattcttttcctcttctggaaagccattcaaacataatagtggattttttcttttggtcttggagcaaatgagtaagtgaaaattatatttgctgtgatcttccATTCACTGcagtcgaagtttaccctgcaaacatttacttcagcgttccaaaacccagagagtgaaaaaggtctatattcAAATTAATCAGGCTAAAtaggaaaatgtattattttgtaaatgcataaacagcagaagtgtgatttaccagcctaaTATATGGAACAAACACTGtattattatataaaacaatattgtaTTATTTGGCCCATTAGCAGGCCCAAATTAAACCAGTTGACTTTTacatatttttcccattcattttaaggaAAATCTGCCAAAAGGAtttaaacattgtaaaatgtgtttaatggaGCTAGGAGTACTACACTCtcattggtagctgaaagcataccCAAATAAGCCAAAATATTGAATAAACTAACATTCAAGTGGTGTGGGATCAGATGATGCAATTCTGCAGTTCTGGGcgtgcagattctgtctgggccttagccatattaccaagtgacagatgaactTGAGCCAAAATACAGAATTGTTTAATTGGAAGCACAGCATATGATGACAACTATATGGGAAGCTTTTTCTTCTCCCTtgtaaaagttgataagcctgtcGAAGTCCTACAATCACATGGTTAGTAGCATTTTACAGTATTGTTTTTTCCacagtacaaatgcataccaacccgtataatggtctagattaacattttaatgccaacaggaacttgacgatagatttgatcaACATGATTGATAAACACCATCCATttgcacaacccccccccccccccgctaatttgctctcagtgccccctggcaacccccattgagaacccctggcttaaaggaatgttcgggttcactacaagttcagctcattcgacaccatttgtggcataatgttgattaccacaatcaACAATACACACaatcgttcctccttttctttaaataaagcaaaaatcgcttttacagtgaggcacttacaatggaagtgaatggggaaaatgaaagtgaatggggccaatttttggagggtttaaacaaaaatttgaagcttataattttataaaagcacttacattaattcttctgttcaaatgtattatttgagttgttaagttgtttaaattattatgtttacagtcgttttagggtttgttgacattacattgtcatggtaacaaagttatcaaattagctataactttacacagaaaaggtttgtgatTATCAACACACattctttatgtcttgtgtctatacttttgaaatggtgagtatttaATGATCAAAAATTGGCCACACTCACTTCCATAGTAcaataagtgcctcactgtcacctcaatttttgctttttataaagaaaaggaggaatgagtcaaaatatattcttttggtaatcaatactatgccacaaatactgtcgcttgagcttaatttgttttgaacccggaatattcctttaaaaagttaGCTATGTCtaatttcatttcttttttttcccccacagtaCACTATTCTGTGTCAAGTAACTCCTATCTCTGGCAGTTGGACTGAATTCTGAGGACTTATCCAAACTGAactcaatgtaaaaaaaactggCCAACTTCAACACAAAGTTCTCAACAACATTTACCCAATCTGGCTGCAtgattttttttagattcttgCTTACTCtcataatacatttacattcagttAACGGTATCTAAaagcaaataattaaaaataaaacatttacataaaagATGGGTAAAAAAAATTACCGGAGTGGCAACAAGTTCTGGGTACATCTGGGTCTCATACCATTAAATTCATAAGACACACAGATGATGTTTATACAGTGGTTATTCATAAACAATGAGCGGCATTTTGTTAAACGTAATAAATAAGTTAATGTTTATCAAAAAGGCATTTTCAATCTGTTAAAATAATACAGCAGTTTTATCCAATGTAAAACATAGAGTTTTGCAATAGAGAATAttagtaattttacagtaaacttACTGAACCTGTTGTTTATAATGGTTGGCATGTTTAACTCTGAAATTCTGAACCCCTTCACCATTTGATAAAGATAAGACCTGCTAGTATACCGTAGCCCACAATAAGAAATAGCACCTTCAGTAGCCTATCATGTTTATCTTCTAGCTCTTGTGAAAGGATCTCAAAGAACGTTATGAAGAGGAATGTGCCGGCTGCCAGACCCTGGAGCACAACAGAGATAATACTTCCTGCCAAGTTCTGGGCTGTCTCAATACCCATGCCAATACCGATGCCCAGAGGGATCATTAGGCTTACTGTTATGCCCAGCTTACTGGCATCCCGTAGGGGCACTCCTGCCTTTGCTACATTAACCCCTAGTGCCACGGCTGCCAGCGTCTCATGGATGGCCACTCCAATGAAGAGGCTTCCAAGCTTAGCTCCATCTTCCTGAAGGCCCAGAGCGAGACCCTCAAAAACAGAATGAGCGGAAAGCGCCAGCACCAGGCTAGCCAACCTCAACGGCCCAGCACGAGTCAGTTCTGTAGGGCTAAAGTGCCCATGGTTATGAGAATGGTGCTGGTGGGCTCCAGCTGTACCACGAGGGGTGGCAATGAAAGGAGTATCGTATTCAGAGTCGCTCCCTGCCTCCGAGCCACCGGCGTTAAATGTCTCCAAGTCAATAAATGAGGGCTTCTCTTTGCGGAAAGTCAGTACGGCCTGTTCGACGAATACTGTGAGGAAAAACCCAAGCATCATCATCGTCTCTGCCAATGGGTAGTCCGTGGAGACGTTTACCATTTTCAGGACTTCCTCAACCTGAAAGCAAACAAAGAATAAAACTTGAGTCAGAGAAGGTCACATGCATAGGAAGTAATTTGACTCCTTAAGTAATTCTTGTCATATAACTAATCTcagttgtattaaaaaaatacCTTTCCTGCACAGTGGTAAActaaatatgcaatatacaggATTAAGTATATATAAACAGAATACTTACTGTTTGTAAGAACCAAATTCGAGTTTCATAACGTACCTTATCTCTAACCGTTGGTAGAAGGGCATTGAAGCAGGTAGCCAGGAATACACCTCCTCCAAAAGAATTGCTGAATGCAACCACTTTTCTGTACCTTGTGACTTTATCAAACGGTGTCTGCATCATCCGTACAGGGATAAGGATCCCCCCCAACATGAGGGCGAAGACCCCCAGCAGGCAGAAGATTTTGGCTACAGCTATCCCCATGCTGAGGAAACGGGCTGTGATCCCAGGTCAGTTCAGCACACCATGTATATCTGAAATAATCAGTGAAGCATGGCTTGAATCCAGACCTCCTTCCTTTTTACTGAAGCACAGGCAGTCTGAGATAACGTTATGGACAGCATCCCTAGCAGAGCCTGTAagaattgtataaatgtaagtacaTTCATGGTTTAAACCTACAGTACCACACATATAAGTGGCTAAAAAGTGCAATCATTTATATCTAGGAAGTTATATGTTTATGCTAAGTAAGCAAAAAGGGCATCAAACATTATGAAATACACCAAAACATCCAAAGAGCaaggaaacaaacaaacactaacaTGACATCTGTTGTcatgcatgtacagtacattaaatTGCACCCTGATAACTATTTAATTTCCGTGACGTTATATTGCTCATATTTTGGTTATATAAACAATAGGTGTCACTGGAGTGGTCAGCGTTCACATTAGCATGCTAACTCTAATAAGCAGTAGATAAAACCCCTTGTATGGTGCAtagataaaaaaacaacaacacatttgTCAACCACAAAACGtcaaatttaacaaaaatacGTTAAGACTGAAATATGACGACTGGCGTCGTTTGCTAAAAATATATTTCTAGGCTCAAATGCTAAGCTATCCAACAGTTCACTCGCATTATGCACGCGTTCACAACTGACTCAGTTTAAAAACGCGTTTTCGAAGCTTTaacacagactaaaatgtaagcaTATAGTAATTCGGACAGGTTTGCATGAAAAGACGCGTTTTACCCGAATTTGTGTCGAGACTTCCTGCAGATAAAGGCTGAAGCACCCAGTGTTGCcagctgtgtctcatttcgaaggatgcgtcctccggaggtcgcagttctcggccgcatacgtcatcgaggctgtctcgtttcataaaagcgagtagaaCACTTCAAATgagaccttctttcacgggaattcggaggatacatgaggtgtatccttcgtgggcactcacacaacccacaattctttgcttcaacggaaatgtctaaaaaaaacattaacgccaatttgcccgtaaatatgatgttcaaacgcaagtaatgttaattcccaagttgaagtacctcagtagatgggtgcagagtatataatatgtataattatattaatatataattaaaataaagtattagacaaAATGTACACCtgtaaaaatctattttcttttctctttatatctttataactctcctaaaatttacctcatacattcccttctaaagggactttgttaccgtctcactcaaagcgctcacacttgttaaagagtggcgtgctgtcatagcaaccatgttacgttcagtttccatttgtcctacgaatgccgtctcgtttaaacgaagcTTGTTTAAAgcaggacactcggtatactgcagccttcaaaggacgcgtcctacctagcatgtagccttccaaacgagacacacaAGTCATGGGAAGTTTTGGTTTACCATTCCGAATGCAATTTTTCAAAAGATGGGTGGAATTGATTTTGTATTGCGTTGTGACTATGAGTTATACAAACTACCTGTAAAATTATCTGATTTCCATCAGCAGGTTCTTCTGTACTGGAACCTAatgtttaaacataattttacacCACATAATACACCCCTGTGGAACAACAGGTATATTCTGAGTAAtagaaaatctttgtttttaggGACTTGGATGGAAAAAGGAATATGGGCAGTAACACATTTGATGGATAATTTTGGTAATGTGTTGTACTACGGAGATTTTTGTGATAAATTTAATTTCCAGTGCCCAGTTAGAGAATACAACAGAGTGATAAAGACCATCCCAGCACCCCTGAAAGCAATGATTCAACAGTTTGTAATGTACTCTAACACTCTATCAGAAATGAGACCACTCTGTATTGAAGGTATTAATTTAAATAGCAAACAGTTTAAAAAGAAGTTTATTAGAAATGTGTTATCTAAACAGTATTACCCTACTCAACTGAAAAGAAAATATGTTCTTCAAGATTTTAGTGATGaagaggcaaaaaaaataaataaataaggaagcGGTATTTATCTTACCCAGTCTTTCCTAAGGCCAAAGAAGTGACATTTAAAATCTTGAACGACATTTATCCATCCAATtgtttttgagagaaaaaaaaagttggagtgtttttgaatgaTAAGAACCtagaattttttataaataacctGATTGTTTTAGGTAAACATCCACagatgtaaatatttaaaatttaaaccCAATTTTAACGGATGGAAGAATGATCTGAAGCTATTTGCTAAATCTCTTCAATGGATGACAGACAGAAATGCCCTGAAACTTCTTTCTGCTTTGAACTTGTTAATGTTACTAGATTAAGAccctcaccttttttttttttttccttcaaatgCTGTATCAACACGAAAAACATATGATCGTTGAAGTATGCCATAAATGTTTGtacttggggaaaaaaaaaaaaagtcatggggAAGTCGCCAAAAGGCTCGCTGAAATGTCGCTAAATCACGTGATGACGTAATTTATTACTTAAAGACGTCAAATTTACATATATCAGTGAGTTGGTGTAAAGCGCTGTGGCAATTCTTTAAAACTGtagaaccatgttttttttttttttttactgaactaATGATTTAATTAGTATTTTCCTACTAATCATTTAGTGGGGGAttt
This DNA window, taken from Myxocyprinus asiaticus isolate MX2 ecotype Aquarium Trade chromosome 37, UBuf_Myxa_2, whole genome shotgun sequence, encodes the following:
- the LOC127428253 gene encoding zinc transporter ZIP3-like; this translates as MGIAVAKIFCLLGVFALMLGGILIPVRMMQTPFDKVTRYRKVVAFSNSFGGGVFLATCFNALLPTVRDKVEEVLKMVNVSTDYPLAETMMMLGFFLTVFVEQAVLTFRKEKPSFIDLETFNAGGSEAGSDSEYDTPFIATPRGTAGAHQHHSHNHGHFSPTELTRAGPLRLASLVLALSAHSVFEGLALGLQEDGAKLGSLFIGVAIHETLAAVALGVNVAKAGVPLRDASKLGITVSLMIPLGIGIGMGIETAQNLAGSIISVVLQGLAAGTFLFITFFEILSQELEDKHDRLLKVLFLIVGYGILAGLIFIKW